One Burkholderiales bacterium genomic window, GGTGCTGAAAGCTGCGCATACCTTCAATCTTCTCGATGCGCGCGGCGCGATTTCAGTGACCGAACGCGCGGCTTACATAGGCCGCATTCGTAATTTGTCCAGACTGGTTGCGCAGGCTTATTACGAGTCGCGCGAGCGCCTCGGTTTTCCGCTGGCGCTGGAAATTGAAACGGCAACGACGAGCGCCGAGCAGTACGCATGACGACCGCAACGCTACTCGTCGAACTGTTGACTGAAGAACTGCCGCCGAAAGCGCTCAGGAAATTGGGCGCCGCTTTCGCGGAAGGTCTTGCGGCCGGATTGAGAGAGCGCGGGTTCCTGACCGATGATTCGACAATCACGCCTTATGCGACACCGCGCCGGCTGGCGGTCACGATCAGCGCAGTCCGCAAGCAATCCTTGCCAAAAGCGATCGAGCGCAAACTGATGCCGGTCAAGGTAGGACTCGATCCCGAAGGCAAGCCAACGCCAGCGCTGACGAAGAAGCTGGCGAGCTTTGGATTGGCGGAACTCGCTGTAGAACAGATGGAGCGCCGGCTCGACAGAAAAACGGAAACGCTGTTCTACCGGGACCTGGCAGCCGGCGCCCCGCTGCGCGCTTCGCTCGAAGGCGCGCTGCAGGACGCGATCGAAGAGTTGCCGATTCCCAAAGTGATGTCGTATCAGGACGCCGATGGCAATCCGACACAGTTCGTCCGTCCGGCGCACAAGCTGGTTGCTTTGCTGGGAAGCGAAGTCGAGCCAGTAACAGCGCTGGGCCTGATCGCTTACCGGACGACGCTCGGGCATCGCTTTTTGAGCACAGGCGACATTCCGATCAGGGATGCCGGTTGCTATGCCGAAACGCTGCGGACAGAAGGCCGCGTCATCTCCAGCTTCGACGAGCGCCGCGCCATGATCAAAGCCGCATTGACCACGGCGGCGAACGGCGAGCGCATTATTCAGTCGGACGCCTTACTCGACGAAGTCACGGCGCTGGTCGAGTGGCCGGCGATTTATCGCGGTGAATTCGACGCCACGTTTTTGCGCGTGCCGCAGGAGTGCCTGATCCTGTCGATGCAGCAGCATCAGAAATATTTTCCGCTGGCCGATGCGGACGGCACATTGCAGAACCGCTTTCTGATCGTCAGCAATTTGCCGACGGATGAACCCGGCGAAATCGTGCGCGGCAACGAGCGCGTGCTGCGCGCGCGCTTGTCGGACGCGAAGTTTTTTTTCGATCAGGACCGCAAAACGCGGCTCGACGCGCGCGTATCCAGACTGGCGAACGTTGTTTATAACCGCAAGCTGGGCAGCCAGCTCGATCGCGTCGAACGGCTGGAGAAGCTGGCGGTCCTGATCGCAGGCAGGATAAACGCGGATCCGCTGCTGGCTGGACGCTCGGCCCAGCTGAGCAAGGCTGATCTTTTAACCGACATGGTCGGCGAGTTCCCCGAACTGCAGGGCGTCATGGGGCGCTACTATGCGCTGGCCGACGGCGAACCGGCGCAAGTCGCCGACGCAATCGAATGTCACTACCGGCCGAAATTCTCCGGGGACGCGCTGCCGCCAGACCGCGTTTCGATCAGCGTCGCACTCGCCGACAAGCTGGAAGCGCTGGCCGGGTTGTTCGGCATCGGCCAACAGCCCGGCGGCGACAAGGATCCGTTCGCATTGCGCCGTCACGCGCTCGGTATCGTTCGCATTCTGGTCGAGGGCAAGCTCGAAGTTGCGCTCGACGAGATCGTCGCCGCCGCGTTCTCGGTGTTTCCGAATGGCATGTTGACCGATGCGCGCGTTGATCTCGAAAGCTTTATTTTCGAGCGCCTGCGCGGCTATCTGCGCGAGACCGGCTACAGCGCGAACGAAATCGAAGCCGTGCTGTGCATGCGGCCGATGCAGCTCGGCCGTGTTCCGCGGCAGCTTGCGGCGGTTCGCGCTTTCAGCGCGCTGCCGGAAGCGGAAAGTCTGGCCGTCGCCAACAAGCGCGTCGTCAACATCCTGAAGCAGGCGGACGCCAGGGGCGTTTCGTTCCTGAACGCGGAGGCGGGCATGCTGCAGGATGCAGCCGAGCTTGCCTTGTTCCACGCACTGCAGTCGGCTGCTCGCCAGGCCGCCCCGTTATTCAGGAGCGGCGACTTTACCGGGTATCTGAAAACGTTCGCCGTTCTCAAATCCCCGGTAGATGCATTCTTCGATTCGGTCATGGTGATGGTGGATGACCCGGCGCTGCGGCAAAATCGCCTCGGCCTGCTCGCCGACTTGCGGCGGGAAATGAACCAGGTCGCGGACATCTCCAAACTCGCGGCATGACAGACAAGCTCTGAATTCTCCGCACACTGTTTCCGCTCACGGATCTCCCATCCATGAAACTTGCCATCCTCGATCGCGACGGCGTCATCAATTACGACAGCGCGCGTTTCATCAAGAACCCCGAAGAGTGGAAGCCGATTCCCGGCAGCCTTGAAGCGATCGCGCGTTTGAACCAGGCGGGTTGGCGCGTCGTGGTCGCGACCAATCAGTCGGGAATCGGCCGCGGCTTGTTCGACATGGCGGCGCTGAACGCAATGAACAGCAAGATGCATCGCATGCTGGGCCAGGTTGGAGGGCGTATCGACGCCTTGTTCTATTGTCCGCACGCGGCGGAAGAGTGTTGCGCGTGCCGCAAGCCCGATCTGGGCTTGTACCAGGATATTTCGCGCCGCTTCAACGTCAGCCTCGTCGGCGTCCCTTGCATCGGCGATTCGCTGCGCGACCTGCAGGCGGCGGCGGCCGTGGAAGCGTTGCCGATTCTGGTCTTGACCGGCAAAGGGCAAAAGACCTTGCACGAAGAACCCAAACCCGCCAATACCCAGGTCTACGCGGATCTCGCGGAAGCCGTATCCGCGATCACCGCCCGTTGATGCATGCGCGGGGCGCCTGCCTTGCTCTGGTCGTCGTCCGATCGACAGTGTTTGCGCTGGTGCAGATCATCCTGACCCCGATTTTCGCGATCGCGGCGCTTTTGAGCTTTCCGTTCGACGCGCTCGCCCGCTATCGGATCATTACCTTGTGGTCGCGGCTGATCATCGCGGCGGCAAAATCCATTTGCGGCGTGCGCTACCGGGTCGAAGGCCTGCACCACCTTCCTGCTACGCCGGCGATTATTGTGTCCAAGCACCAATCGGCGTGGGAGACGCTCGCATTCCAGGTGATTTTTCCGCCGCAGGTCTGGGTGTTGAAAAAATATCTGTTGCGGATTCCGTTTTTTGGCTGGGGCCTGGCGATGATGAATCCGATCGCGATCGATCGCGGTTCGGGGTTGCGCGCGCTGCGGCAGATGCGCGAGCAGGGCAGTCAACGGTTGCGCGACGGTTTCTGGATTGTCATTTTTCCAGAAGGGACGCGGGTCGCGCCCGGGGACAAGGCCAGGTATCAGATTGGCGGCGCCTGGCTCGCTGTCGAAACCGGAACGCCGATTGTGCCGGTTGCGCTCAATTCCGGAGAGCTGTGGGGCCGGCGCGCGTTCCTCAAATATCCGGGCGAGATCACCGTGAAGATCGGCGCGCCGATCGTGCCGGCCGGTTTGAAGGCCGAGGCGCTGAATCGCGGAATCGAAGAATGGATAGACTCCGCAATGCGCACGATTTCGGGAACCGCCCGCGATGGCTAGCCGCTGCGAGTCGAAGAAGCGCGCAGCGTCAACGCGGCGAAAGCGAAATCTCTCAACTTTGAAGCGCAGCAGCGGGCGCTTTCTACCTCTCCGGAAGCGCGCTGCCCCTATGCTAAACTGCGCGTTTTTTCATCACCTGCCATGCGCACACTCGCCTTTTCCCTGCTTGTAATCCTGTTCGCGGCAGCTTGCGGTCACAAGGCGCCGCTGTATTTGCCTGATCCCTCCGCGTCAGGCACGTCGGCAGAGCAGCAGAGTAAACAGCAAAACGACAAGAACTGAACGCGGTGGAATATTTTCCTCGCCTCGGCGGCCGGCTTCATGCCGAATCGGTCGCGTTGTCGGAGATCGCGGAACAGTTCGGTACGCCATGCTATGTCTACTCGCGCGCCGCGTTGACGGACGCGTATCGCAGTTACGATGTGGCTTTCGACCGCCGGCATCTGATCTGCTACGCCGTAAAAGCAAATCCGAACCTCGCCATCCTGAATCTGCTCGCCCGCCTCGGCAGCGGATTCGACGTGGTGTCGGGAGGTGAGCTACAGCGCGTCATTGCGGCGGGCGGCGATCCTGGCAAGACCGTATTTTCCGGGGTAGGCAAAAGCGCCGACGAAATGCGCTTTGCGCTCGAAGCCGGCATTCTTTGTTTCAATGTCGAATCGAAAGGCGAGCTTCTTCGTCTCGATCGCATTGCCGGCGAAGCCGGCAGGACGGCCCGTGTCAGTATCCGCGTCAATCCGGACGTCGACGCCCGGACCCACCCGTATATCGCGACCGGCCTGAAGCAGAACAAATTTGGCGTCGCCTATGCTGACGCCTTGCCCCTGTATCGAATGGCGGCAGCCTCGCCCAACCTGCATGTGACCGGGATCGACTGTCATATCGGTTCGCAGCTGACCGAGATCGCACCGTTTGTCGCGGCATTCGAAAAAATCCTGGCGCTGCTGGACCGCCTGACTTCCGAGAAGATTCGAATCTCCCATCTCGATCTCGGTGGCGGCCTGGGCATCCGTTATCGCGACGAGCTGCCCCCGTCGATCGACGAGTACGCACGAGACGTGATTGCTACCCTCGGCGCGCGCGATCAAAGCATAGTGCTTGAACCCGGGCGCTCGCTGGTCGGCAACGCCGGCCTGCTGCTGACGCGCGTCGAGTACCTGAAGCATGGCGAGGATAAAAACTTTGCAGTCGTCGACGCCGCAATGAACGATCTGCTGCGGCCCGCGCTCTACGACGCCTGGCACGATATCGTACCCGTCGAGGAAACCGCCGCCAGCCGCCGCCGCTACGATGTTGTCGGGCCGGTTTGCGAGAGCGCCGACTTTTTTGCCCGCGAGCGCGAGCTCGAGCTGAACGAAGGAGAGCTGCTCGCCGTGTTATCGGCGGGCGCTTACGGGATGAGCATGAGCTCGAACTACAACACTCGCCCACGTGCAGCCGAGGTCATGATCGATGGCAGGAAGGTTCATCTGATTCGTGAACGCGAAACGTTCGATCAACTCATTGCCGGAGAAAAGCGGCTGCCATCGTGATTTTTGGGCCGAAATTTCGCGAACGAAGCATCGCCAATGTCGCCATTATTTCTCCGCCTCGAAAGAAAAATATCTTGCCGTGATTTAATGACAAAAAAATATTCCAAATCTGTTGTAATTTTTTTTCACAGGAATAGAATTGCCGCACCTTTGCGAAGATGATCTCGCATATCTGCGAGAACTGGCGCAGTTGCATGTGCCCGAAGCTACGTAAAGGTTACGGCTAGTGCTATTAGGCAGGCTGTATAGGTGACCACACTTTCAACTAGTGGATGAGGAGACAACGATGGCAACACCTGCAAAAAAACCTGCGGCGAAATCGAAAACTTCAGCCAAGCCCGCAGCGAAAAAAGCGCCGGCCAAAAAGCCGGCAGCCAAGAAGTCCAAGTAACCCAAGCAATCTGCCGCGGAGCATCGCTTCAGGCAGACGTCAAAAAGCCCGGAGGGCGGTTGCCAAGGCGCCGACTCTCCGGGCTTTCCAGAAGTCCACAGCAGTTTCATGTCCAACACAAGATTTGAGGCAAATCCGCGGCTAGCACGTGCGGTGTAAGGTCAGGCCCCCAGTTTGCGTTGCAGCAGATACGTGTTGTGAATCGGGTGTAGCGATCTGCTGATCTGCTGCTAAAGACCGGACGGTCGAACTGGTCCAACCGCGCCTATGGGCTGGCTGGACCGGGGATTCAGCCGGCGCGAGCCAAGCTTTCGATTTCCTCGGCTCGCGGGTCTTTGGTGAAGCGTTCGATGTGATGCAACAGGTCGGCTTCCTGGAACGGCTTGCCGAGAAAGACGTCGACGCCGAGTTGCATGGCGTGATTGCGGTGCTTGTCCGCCGTGCGCGAGGTGATCATGATGATCGGCACGCGCGCGGTGACCGGGTCGGCGCGAACATTCTTGGTCAGGTCGAAACCATCCATCCTCGGCATTTCGATATCGACCAGCATGACGTCGGGCGTCATGTCCTGTAGTTGCTTGAGCGCATCGACACCGTCTTTCGCCGTCACTACCTGATAGCCTTCGCGGGCAAGCAGCCGCCCGGTAATCTTGCGCACGGTCAGCGAATCATCGACGACCATAATGAGGGGCGCTACGGCCTTCGCTATTTCCGCATTGGCGGCCGATGCGGGAGGTCTGCCGGCGATGGCCAAGTGCATCATGTCGCGCTGCGCAAGCTGAACCGGGTTGATGATCAAAACCACCAAGCCAGTGCCGAGCACCGTCGCTCCTGCAATGCCAGTCACGCGCGCGAGTTGCGGCCCGATGTTCTTGACGACGATTTCCTGATTGCCGATCAAACCGTCGACATGGATCGCCACGCGCTGGATGCCGCTTTTCAGCAGAAGAATCGGGCTGTAG contains:
- a CDS encoding glycine--tRNA ligase subunit beta, with product MTTATLLVELLTEELPPKALRKLGAAFAEGLAAGLRERGFLTDDSTITPYATPRRLAVTISAVRKQSLPKAIERKLMPVKVGLDPEGKPTPALTKKLASFGLAELAVEQMERRLDRKTETLFYRDLAAGAPLRASLEGALQDAIEELPIPKVMSYQDADGNPTQFVRPAHKLVALLGSEVEPVTALGLIAYRTTLGHRFLSTGDIPIRDAGCYAETLRTEGRVISSFDERRAMIKAALTTAANGERIIQSDALLDEVTALVEWPAIYRGEFDATFLRVPQECLILSMQQHQKYFPLADADGTLQNRFLIVSNLPTDEPGEIVRGNERVLRARLSDAKFFFDQDRKTRLDARVSRLANVVYNRKLGSQLDRVERLEKLAVLIAGRINADPLLAGRSAQLSKADLLTDMVGEFPELQGVMGRYYALADGEPAQVADAIECHYRPKFSGDALPPDRVSISVALADKLEALAGLFGIGQQPGGDKDPFALRRHALGIVRILVEGKLEVALDEIVAAAFSVFPNGMLTDARVDLESFIFERLRGYLRETGYSANEIEAVLCMRPMQLGRVPRQLAAVRAFSALPEAESLAVANKRVVNILKQADARGVSFLNAEAGMLQDAAELALFHALQSAARQAAPLFRSGDFTGYLKTFAVLKSPVDAFFDSVMVMVDDPALRQNRLGLLADLRREMNQVADISKLAA
- the lysA gene encoding diaminopimelate decarboxylase, which produces MEYFPRLGGRLHAESVALSEIAEQFGTPCYVYSRAALTDAYRSYDVAFDRRHLICYAVKANPNLAILNLLARLGSGFDVVSGGELQRVIAAGGDPGKTVFSGVGKSADEMRFALEAGILCFNVESKGELLRLDRIAGEAGRTARVSIRVNPDVDARTHPYIATGLKQNKFGVAYADALPLYRMAAASPNLHVTGIDCHIGSQLTEIAPFVAAFEKILALLDRLTSEKIRISHLDLGGGLGIRYRDELPPSIDEYARDVIATLGARDQSIVLEPGRSLVGNAGLLLTRVEYLKHGEDKNFAVVDAAMNDLLRPALYDAWHDIVPVEETAASRRRYDVVGPVCESADFFARERELELNEGELLAVLSAGAYGMSMSSNYNTRPRAAEVMIDGRKVHLIRERETFDQLIAGEKRLPS
- a CDS encoding 1-acyl-sn-glycerol-3-phosphate acyltransferase, producing MVVVRSTVFALVQIILTPIFAIAALLSFPFDALARYRIITLWSRLIIAAAKSICGVRYRVEGLHHLPATPAIIVSKHQSAWETLAFQVIFPPQVWVLKKYLLRIPFFGWGLAMMNPIAIDRGSGLRALRQMREQGSQRLRDGFWIVIFPEGTRVAPGDKARYQIGGAWLAVETGTPIVPVALNSGELWGRRAFLKYPGEITVKIGAPIVPAGLKAEALNRGIEEWIDSAMRTISGTARDG
- a CDS encoding glycine--tRNA ligase subunit alpha — encoded protein: VEQSAYNFEHSNADLQFRHFADYESEANRLIAANLPLPAYEMVLKAAHTFNLLDARGAISVTERAAYIGRIRNLSRLVAQAYYESRERLGFPLALEIETATTSAEQYA
- the gmhB gene encoding D-glycero-beta-D-manno-heptose 1,7-bisphosphate 7-phosphatase, whose product is MKLAILDRDGVINYDSARFIKNPEEWKPIPGSLEAIARLNQAGWRVVVATNQSGIGRGLFDMAALNAMNSKMHRMLGQVGGRIDALFYCPHAAEECCACRKPDLGLYQDISRRFNVSLVGVPCIGDSLRDLQAAAAVEALPILVLTGKGQKTLHEEPKPANTQVYADLAEAVSAITAR